One Pieris napi chromosome Z, ilPieNapi1.2, whole genome shotgun sequence DNA window includes the following coding sequences:
- the LOC125062772 gene encoding probable cytochrome P450 305a1, translated as MFATLVAVLVLTIFGYIINTISKPRNFPPGPKWYPFVGSSAVVQKMTMQHGSQWKAFSILAKEYSTKALGLKLGSDQIVVVFGEKNIRQVFTEKEFEGRPDSFFIRLRCLGKRLGITFVDGPLWREHRQFTVKHLKNVGFGKTPMEKEIQSELANILEYIEKNRKTPINPKLILAMSVMNILWKFTAGERIEQERLSYILDLFAKRSKAFSIAGGWLNLWPWIRFVLPDLSGYNLIKNLNLQISDIIKEAIIKHKNGTVQGSDFIYTFLQEMKESNNDFFHEEQLNTICLDILIAGSQTTSNVVEFAILCLIRYKAIQEKVYDEIKRTIGDNEPNWNDSNRLLYTMAFLLEVQRFYTIVPLAGPRRVLQDTTIDNYTIPKNTTVLLAVGDVHFDSEIWDEPHKFMPERFLDSNGNLNKNDHFYPFGMGRRRCPGDSLAKSFIFITFVGIVQKYKVESSNGVLPSEEPIIGLISGARPFTAEFIPRS; from the exons GTCCAAAATGGTACCCCTTCGTTGGATCGAGTGCGGTTGTCCAAAAAATGACAATGCAACACGGCTCACAGTGGAAGGCATTCTCAATTTTGGCAAAAGAGTACTCGACGAAGGCACTTGGACTTAAGCTTGGCTCAGACCAAATTGTTGTTGTGTTTGGGGAAAAGAACATACGCCAAGTCTTCACCGAAAAGGAATTTGAAGGCCGTCCAGACAGCTTTTTCATCAGGCTGAGGTGTCTCGGAAAACGACTGG gAATAACCTTTGTCGATGGACCTCTGTGGCGGGAACACCGACAATTCACAGTGAAGCATTTGAAAAACGTCGGATTTGGTAAAACCCCGATGGAGAAAGAAATTCAAAGCGAGCTTGCGAATATTCTAGAGTACATTGAGAAAAACAGAAAAACACCGATTAATCCGAAACTCATTCTCGCGATGTCAGTGATGAATATTTTGTGGAAATTCACAGCTG GTGAACGCATTGAACAGGAGCGACTTAGTTACATTTTAGATTTGTTTGCAAAACGTTCCAAGGCCTTCTCGATAGCTGGTGGCTGGCTCAACTTGTGGCCCTGGATACGATTCGTTCTTCCAGACTTGAGTGGctataacttaataaaaaatttaaatctacaaATAAGCGATATTATTAAG GAAGCCATCATCAAACATAAAAATGGAACTGTACAAGGCAGCGATtttatatacacatttttaCAAGAGATGAAAGAAAGTAACAACGATTTTTTTCATG AGGAACAATTAAATACCATTTGTCTTGATATCTTAATAGCGGGCTCACAGACGACGAGTAATGTTGTAGAGTTTGCTATTTTGTGTCTTATACGATACAAGGCGATACAAGAGAAGGTTTATGATGAGATAAAGAGAACGATTGGTGACAATGAACCAAATTGGAATGATAGTAACAG ATTACTATACACCATGGCCTTCCTTCTAGAAGTCCAAAGGTTCTACACAATAGTACCATTAGCTGGTCCCAGAAGAGTGCTTCAAGATACCACTATAGATAACTATACTATACCAAAAAATACCACAGTATTATTAGCAGTTGGCGATGTACACTTTGATAGCGAGATATGGGATGAACCACACAAATTCATGCCTGAAAGATTTTTGGATTCTAATGgcaatttgaataaaaacgaTCACTTTTATCcctttggaatgg GTCGAAGGCGCTGCCCCGGCGATTCGTTAgcgaaatcatttattttcattacattCGTTGGAATCGTTCAAAAATATAAGGTCGAAAGTTCGAACGGTGTTTTACCTTCCGAAGAGCCAATCATCGGATTAATATCTGGAGCGAGACCGTTCACAGCAGAATTCATTCCACGGTCTTGA